In one window of Streptomyces sp. NBC_01224 DNA:
- a CDS encoding extracellular solute-binding protein, whose product MTTGSRSRPGRSTVGRRGFLRISGGVAALAALPPALTACSDSSSGSGKLRIVGVADQQKPIEELVALYRKSHPDDEFSTSFAPTDQVQTVVRTQLAGGNAPDVHVLYPGSGSAMSMVEVARAGLLADLSDQAWTKEVPANFHPAYRYKGKTYLYSAGSSTIGAIHNKKAFAEAGVEPPKTWSELLDVCAKLKAKGVIPIALGAQTPWVTQLITYALVPNAVYAKNLGFDAEMAAGRAHFRGSGWADAMGKYQELQRRGFFNDNPNGTTYEQQTSMVASGKAAMAVQVSAVLANFRQATRTPDDLGMFPFPGGDDAANLWIPAGIVVGIGVSARSKKAAGAKAFIEFLGKQENVNRWAQSVAAIPFKRDASTEIDPVLNDFLPIIDDNRAVPFMDQSWPNAEVQPAHFAAVQNLLAGKTDVDGALGQMDKAYGKKS is encoded by the coding sequence ATGACGACGGGTTCTCGCAGCCGGCCGGGCCGGAGCACGGTCGGCCGCCGGGGTTTTCTCCGTATCAGCGGCGGGGTCGCGGCGCTCGCCGCCCTTCCCCCCGCACTGACCGCCTGCTCCGATTCGAGCAGCGGGTCCGGCAAGCTGCGCATCGTCGGCGTCGCCGACCAGCAGAAGCCGATCGAGGAACTCGTCGCGCTGTACCGCAAGTCCCACCCCGACGACGAGTTCTCCACCTCCTTCGCGCCCACGGACCAGGTACAGACAGTGGTGCGCACTCAGCTCGCGGGTGGCAACGCCCCCGATGTGCATGTGCTCTATCCCGGCAGCGGCAGCGCCATGTCCATGGTCGAGGTGGCCAGGGCCGGGCTGCTCGCCGACCTCAGCGACCAGGCGTGGACCAAGGAAGTCCCGGCGAACTTCCACCCCGCGTACCGGTACAAGGGCAAGACGTATCTTTATTCGGCGGGAAGCAGCACCATCGGCGCCATCCACAACAAGAAGGCCTTCGCCGAGGCCGGCGTCGAGCCACCGAAGACGTGGAGTGAACTACTCGACGTCTGCGCGAAGTTGAAGGCCAAGGGCGTGATACCGATCGCGCTCGGCGCGCAGACTCCCTGGGTCACCCAACTGATCACCTACGCGCTGGTCCCCAACGCCGTCTATGCGAAGAACCTCGGTTTCGACGCCGAGATGGCCGCCGGGCGGGCGCACTTCCGCGGCTCCGGGTGGGCCGACGCGATGGGCAAATACCAGGAGTTGCAGCGTCGGGGGTTCTTCAACGACAACCCCAACGGAACGACGTACGAGCAGCAGACATCCATGGTCGCGAGTGGTAAGGCTGCGATGGCCGTCCAGGTCTCCGCCGTACTCGCCAACTTCCGTCAGGCCACCCGGACACCGGACGACCTCGGCATGTTCCCGTTCCCCGGCGGTGATGATGCCGCGAACCTGTGGATCCCGGCGGGCATCGTCGTCGGCATCGGTGTCTCCGCGCGGTCCAAGAAGGCAGCAGGGGCAAAGGCGTTCATCGAGTTCCTCGGGAAGCAGGAGAACGTCAACCGGTGGGCGCAGTCCGTCGCCGCGATCCCGTTCAAGCGCGATGCGTCCACCGAGATCGACCCCGTCCTCAATGACTTCCTGCCCATCATCGACGACAACCGGGCCGTCCCCTTCATGGACCAGAGCTGGCCCAACGCCGAGGTCCAGCCCGCCCATTTCGCCGCCGTACAGAACCTGCTTGCGGGAAAGACGGACGTCGACGGCGCCCTGGGGCAGATGGACAAGGCGTACGGGAAGAAATCGTGA